The genomic stretch AACATCCTCAGCACGGTCGCCAGCAAAATCACCTGAACCAGAAGCGCTACAAAAAGTACATCCTCCAAACGCAACTGTACCATCTCGATTAGGACAATCAAATCCAGCATCAATTGAAACTTTAAAAACTTTCCCGCCGAATTCTTGTCTTAAGTGGTAATTCCACGAATGATATCTTTTATGATCTATTGTATATGGAAAAGGATTGTTTTTCGTCATTCCTCATCCCTCCCTTAATTTAAGTCACTATTCTCGATTTTATCATGCAATATAAAGAAAACCAAATGGAAAAACCTTTCTTATTTGTAAAGAAATAAAAGTACTTTCAGGTGGAGGTTCGGAAATACTATCCTTGAGGTAGCCTACATATCGGATACTTCATTAAAGTCTGAAGGAGGTATTTTCTTGGGAATAACAGATCGCGCATTCGGACAAGACCAAGTACAAAAAGCAAAAGAGGCGTATGATTACGCAGTCGCACAATTAGAAATTGGTATGAGACAAGAGCATTATAATGATATTGAATATTCACAAGCGCAAGCTGGGATTGAAGAAGCACTTTTGGAACTAGAAAAAGTTGCAAATCTTGCAAATGCTGAAAATAAAGATGAGTTCTATCGCTTACGCCGACAATTAACACAATTACAACATCAAATGATTATTACTCCGCACTAAAGGCGATCGAAAATATGCAAGAATACGTTCAAGAATATGCAATCCTTGGGAGGAAACCAATAGTGGTAAAAAAGAAATCAAAAAGTAATAATCCTGAACAAACAACAAAGAACAAAACAAATACAGAATTCTCGAATGACCTTTCAGCAGTAGATCAAGTAAAAATAAACAACGCTAAAAAAGGTCAACCACAGAGATCCCAGCAGGGCTAAGAGAGTATTAGAAGGTAAAGGGAATAGGACGAGTAAGAAAAGAGAGGGTGTGCCAAAATTGGTGCATCTTTCTTTTTTAAATAGGTTTTTTTAGTGCATTTCCTATAATTTCTTTGCTATTTTCTTTTACCAATTTCTACACTTGAAGCATGCCTCTTGAAACTAGGTAGATTCTCCTCTACAATTAATGAGTTAACGAGATAAAAATAGATAAAAAGGGACAGCTTTGAGGGGAGTAAGGGATGCCAAAAAAACTATGGTTTTTGTTAATCGGTATGATTTT from Arthrobacter citreus encodes the following:
- a CDS encoding DUF2524 family protein, with product MTDRAFGQDQVQKAKEAYDYAVAQLEIGMRQEHYNDIEYSQAQAGIEEALLELEKVANLANAENKDEFYRLRRQLTQLQHQMIITPH
- a CDS encoding glycogen biosynthesis protein GlgD; translated protein: MQEYVQEYAILGRKPIVVKKKSKSNNPEQTTKNKTNTEFSNDLSAVDQVKINNAKKGQPQRSQQG